One genomic window of Pseudomonadota bacterium includes the following:
- a CDS encoding type II toxin-antitoxin system VapC family toxin, whose amino-acid sequence MGFLIDTCIWVAVERGALAPADVALFTGAEAVYISPVTIAELKFGAENTSDLNIRQKRQAALHRLKRKPILRIDETTGEIFGSLTAQMKALGLQHRYRLQDLWLASQAIQHGLTLLTYNGKDFIDIPGLSLRVL is encoded by the coding sequence TTGGGCTTCCTGATCGATACCTGTATCTGGGTGGCCGTCGAGCGGGGCGCCTTGGCCCCGGCGGACGTTGCGCTGTTCACCGGCGCGGAGGCCGTTTACATTTCACCCGTCACCATTGCAGAGTTGAAATTCGGCGCCGAGAACACGTCCGACCTGAACATCCGCCAGAAGCGTCAGGCGGCCCTACATCGGCTGAAACGAAAGCCCATTCTGCGCATCGATGAAACCACCGGAGAAATATTCGGCAGCCTAACTGCCCAGATGAAGGCCTTGGGACTCCAGCATCGATACCGGTTGCAGGATTTGTGGCTCGCCAGTCAGGCTATACAGCATGGTTTGACCTTACTCACCTATAATGGGAAGGATTTCATAGATATTCCGGGATTATCGCTACGTGTTCTATAA
- a CDS encoding PIN domain-containing protein, translating into MGKTVMLERLLDSVILIDHLNSVPPATEFILALDPEKTAISVISYAEILTGLDEEGGRKVRPLLQSFEMLEIDAVVAEKTAALRRQYGWKLPDAFQAAVAIIHDVKLCTRNTKDFNPQQHAFVEIPYKLMGSGLEI; encoded by the coding sequence ATGGGGAAAACAGTAATGTTGGAGAGGCTTCTCGATTCCGTCATCCTCATTGATCATCTCAACAGCGTCCCGCCGGCGACGGAATTTATCCTTGCATTGGACCCGGAGAAAACGGCCATTTCTGTGATCAGCTATGCCGAGATTCTGACGGGGCTGGACGAAGAGGGGGGGCGGAAAGTCCGTCCGCTGCTTCAAAGCTTCGAGATGTTGGAAATCGACGCTGTTGTAGCCGAGAAGACCGCTGCATTGAGACGGCAATACGGCTGGAAGCTGCCCGATGCCTTCCAGGCGGCCGTTGCCATAATCCACGATGTCAAGTTGTGTACACGCAACACCAAAGACTTTAATCCGCAGCAACATGCCTTCGTTGAAATCCCCTACAAGTTAATGGGGTCAGGTCTTGAAATTTAG
- a CDS encoding type II toxin-antitoxin system Phd/YefM family antitoxin, whose translation MLQITATELARKFKQMMNLVEFQGEELIIVRNNHQVAKIIPGPATMTALEAMSDLYRTLPEDAGATWMKDSREGAAADLSEVRDPWAS comes from the coding sequence ATGCTTCAGATCACTGCCACTGAACTGGCCCGAAAATTCAAGCAGATGATGAATCTGGTCGAATTTCAGGGAGAAGAATTGATCATTGTCCGTAATAACCATCAGGTGGCCAAGATCATCCCGGGGCCGGCAACCATGACGGCTCTCGAAGCCATGTCGGATCTTTACCGAACCTTGCCTGAGGATGCGGGGGCGACATGGATGAAAGACAGCCGGGAAGGCGCTGCGGCCGATCTCTCCGAGGTGCGTGATCCTTGGGCTTCCTGA